The Callospermophilus lateralis isolate mCalLat2 chromosome 3, mCalLat2.hap1, whole genome shotgun sequence genome has a segment encoding these proteins:
- the Rabggta gene encoding geranylgeranyl transferase type-2 subunit alpha isoform X1 produces the protein MHGRLKVKTSEEQAEAKRLEREQKLKLYQSATQAVFQKRQAGELDESVLELTSQILGANPDFATLWNCRREVFEQLETQKSPEELAALVKAELGFLESCLRVNPKSYGTWHHRCWLLGRLPEPNWARELELCARFLEVDERNFHCWDYRRFVAAQAAVPPAEELAFTDSLITRNFSNYSSWHYRSCLLPQLHPQPDSGPQGRLPEDVLLKELELVQNAFFTDPNDQSAWFYHRWLLGRADPQDALHCLHVSRDEACLTVSFSRPLLVGSSTETLLLMVDESPLIVEWRTPDGRNRPSHVWLCDLPTASLNDQLPQHTFRVIWTAGDAQKECVLLKGRQEGWCRDSATDEQLFRCELSVEKSTVLQSELKSCKELQELEPENKWCLLTIILLMRALDPLLYEKETLQYFQTLKAVDPMRAAYLDDLRSKFLLENSVLKMEYADVRVLHLAHKDLTVLCHLEQLLLVTHLDLSHNRLRTLPPALAALRCLEVLQANDNAIESLDGITNLPRLQELLLCNNRLQQPAALQPLASCPRLVLLNLEGNPLCEEGDVSEHLAELLPSVSSILT, from the exons ATG CACGGGCGCCTGAAGGTGAAGACGTCAGAAGAGCAGGCGGAGGCCAAAAGGCTAGAGAGGGAGCAAAAGCTGAAACTCTACCAGTCAGCCACCCAAGCTGTCTTCCAGAAG CGCCAGGCTGGAGAACTAGATGAGTCAGTACTGGAACTGACAAGCCAGATTCTGGGAGCCAATCCTGACTTTGCTACCCTCTGGAATTGTCGACGAGAGGTGTTCGAGCAGCTGGAGACCCAGAA GTCCCCTGAGGAGTTGGCTGCTCTGGTGAAGGCAGAACTGGGCTTCCTGGAGAGCTGCCTACGTGTGAACCCTAAGTCCTATGGCACCTGGCACCACCGCTGCTGGCTGCTAGGCCGCCTGCCTGAGCCCAACTGGGCCCGGGAACTGGAATTATGTGCCCGCTTTCTTGAAGTCGATGAACGGAACT TTCACTGCTGGGATTATCGGCGGTTTGTGGCTGCACAGGCAGCTGTGCCCCCTGCAGAGGAGCTAGCCTTCACTGACAGCCTCATCACCCGAAACTTCTCCAACTACTCCTCCTGGCATTACCGCTCTTGCCTCTTGCCCCAGCTGCACCCCCAGCCAGACTCTGGCCCACAGGGGCGCCTCCCTGAAGATGTGCTGCTCAAAG AGCTGGAGCTGGTGCAGAATGCCTTCTTCACTGACCCCAATGACCAGAGTGCTTGGTTCTATCACCGCTGGCTTCTGGGCCGAG CTGACCCCCAGGATGCGCTGCACTGCCTGCATGTGAGCCGAGATGAGGCCTGCCTGACTGTGTCCTTCTCTCGGCCCCTCCTA GTAGGCTCCAGTACAGAGACCTTGCTACTCATGGTTGATGAGTCACCCCTGATTGTGGAGTGGAGGACCCCAGATGGCAGGAACCGACCCAGCCACGTCTGG ctctgtgacctgCCCACTGCCTCCCTCAATGACCAGTTGCCCCAACATACATTTCGTGTCATTTGGACAGCAGGCGATGCTCAGAAGGAGTGTGTGCTTTTAAAAG GCCGCCAAGAGGGCTGGTGCCGGGACTCAGCCACTGATGAGCAACTGTTTAG GTGTGAGCTGTCAGTGGAGAAGTCCACAGTGCTACAGTCTGAGCTCAAATCCTGTAAGGAGCTGCAGGAGCTGGAGCCTGAGAATAAAT GGTGCCTGCTTACCATCATTCTGCTGATGCGGGCACTGGACCCCCTCTTGTATGAGAAGGAGACACTGCAGTACTTCCAAACCCTCAAG GCTGTAGACCCTATGCGAGCAGCCTACCTGGACGACCTGCGCAGCAAATTCTTGCTAGAGAACAGTGTGCTCAAGATGGAGTATGCTGATGTGCGCGTGCTACACCTGGCTCACAAG GATCTGACAGTGCTCTGCCATCTGGAACAGCTGCTTTTGGTCACCCATCTTGACCTGTCACATAATCGTCTCCGAACCCTGCCCCCTGCCCTGGCTGCTCTGCGTTGCCTTGAG GTGCTGCAGGCAAACGATAACGCCATAGAGTCCCTGGATGGCATTACCAACTTGCCCCGGCTGCAGGAACTTTTACTGTGCAACAACC GCCTCCAGCAACCTGCAGCACTCCAGCCCCTTGCCTCCTGCCCCAGGCTTGTCCTTCTCAACTTGGAGGGCAACCCACTGTGTGAAGAGGGGGACGTCTCAGAGCACCTGGCCGAACTGCTGCCTTCAGTTAGCAGCATCCTTACCTAA
- the Rabggta gene encoding geranylgeranyl transferase type-2 subunit alpha isoform X2, producing MHGRLKVKTSEEQAEAKRLEREQKLKLYQSATQAVFQKRQAGELDESVLELTSQILGANPDFATLWNCRREVFEQLETQKSPEELAALVKAELGFLESCLRVNPKSYGTWHHRCWLLGRLPEPNWARELELCARFLEVDERNFHCWDYRRFVAAQAAVPPAEELAFTDSLITRNFSNYSSWHYRSCLLPQLHPQPDSGPQGRLPEDVLLKELELVQNAFFTDPNDQSAWFYHRWLLGRADPQDALHCLHVSRDEACLTVSFSRPLLVGSSTETLLLMVDESPLIVEWRTPDGRNRPSHVWLCDLPTASLNDQLPQHTFRVIWTAGDAQKECVLLKGRQEGWCRDSATDEQLFRCELSVEKSTVLQSELKSCKELQELEPENKWCLLTIILLMRALDPLLYEKETLQYFQTLKAVDPMRAAYLDDLRSKFLLENSVLKMEYADVRVLHLAHKVLQANDNAIESLDGITNLPRLQELLLCNNRLQQPAALQPLASCPRLVLLNLEGNPLCEEGDVSEHLAELLPSVSSILT from the exons ATG CACGGGCGCCTGAAGGTGAAGACGTCAGAAGAGCAGGCGGAGGCCAAAAGGCTAGAGAGGGAGCAAAAGCTGAAACTCTACCAGTCAGCCACCCAAGCTGTCTTCCAGAAG CGCCAGGCTGGAGAACTAGATGAGTCAGTACTGGAACTGACAAGCCAGATTCTGGGAGCCAATCCTGACTTTGCTACCCTCTGGAATTGTCGACGAGAGGTGTTCGAGCAGCTGGAGACCCAGAA GTCCCCTGAGGAGTTGGCTGCTCTGGTGAAGGCAGAACTGGGCTTCCTGGAGAGCTGCCTACGTGTGAACCCTAAGTCCTATGGCACCTGGCACCACCGCTGCTGGCTGCTAGGCCGCCTGCCTGAGCCCAACTGGGCCCGGGAACTGGAATTATGTGCCCGCTTTCTTGAAGTCGATGAACGGAACT TTCACTGCTGGGATTATCGGCGGTTTGTGGCTGCACAGGCAGCTGTGCCCCCTGCAGAGGAGCTAGCCTTCACTGACAGCCTCATCACCCGAAACTTCTCCAACTACTCCTCCTGGCATTACCGCTCTTGCCTCTTGCCCCAGCTGCACCCCCAGCCAGACTCTGGCCCACAGGGGCGCCTCCCTGAAGATGTGCTGCTCAAAG AGCTGGAGCTGGTGCAGAATGCCTTCTTCACTGACCCCAATGACCAGAGTGCTTGGTTCTATCACCGCTGGCTTCTGGGCCGAG CTGACCCCCAGGATGCGCTGCACTGCCTGCATGTGAGCCGAGATGAGGCCTGCCTGACTGTGTCCTTCTCTCGGCCCCTCCTA GTAGGCTCCAGTACAGAGACCTTGCTACTCATGGTTGATGAGTCACCCCTGATTGTGGAGTGGAGGACCCCAGATGGCAGGAACCGACCCAGCCACGTCTGG ctctgtgacctgCCCACTGCCTCCCTCAATGACCAGTTGCCCCAACATACATTTCGTGTCATTTGGACAGCAGGCGATGCTCAGAAGGAGTGTGTGCTTTTAAAAG GCCGCCAAGAGGGCTGGTGCCGGGACTCAGCCACTGATGAGCAACTGTTTAG GTGTGAGCTGTCAGTGGAGAAGTCCACAGTGCTACAGTCTGAGCTCAAATCCTGTAAGGAGCTGCAGGAGCTGGAGCCTGAGAATAAAT GGTGCCTGCTTACCATCATTCTGCTGATGCGGGCACTGGACCCCCTCTTGTATGAGAAGGAGACACTGCAGTACTTCCAAACCCTCAAG GCTGTAGACCCTATGCGAGCAGCCTACCTGGACGACCTGCGCAGCAAATTCTTGCTAGAGAACAGTGTGCTCAAGATGGAGTATGCTGATGTGCGCGTGCTACACCTGGCTCACAAG GTGCTGCAGGCAAACGATAACGCCATAGAGTCCCTGGATGGCATTACCAACTTGCCCCGGCTGCAGGAACTTTTACTGTGCAACAACC GCCTCCAGCAACCTGCAGCACTCCAGCCCCTTGCCTCCTGCCCCAGGCTTGTCCTTCTCAACTTGGAGGGCAACCCACTGTGTGAAGAGGGGGACGTCTCAGAGCACCTGGCCGAACTGCTGCCTTCAGTTAGCAGCATCCTTACCTAA